A genomic stretch from Chaetodon auriga isolate fChaAug3 chromosome 17, fChaAug3.hap1, whole genome shotgun sequence includes:
- the LOC143335579 gene encoding E3 ubiquitin-protein ligase RNF19A-like: MSGLHQQHHGSTGSERDLHSAASSVSLPSVRKTPKKRRLSLHSLFGRRRRPDRDPKRKSRPLQAGGGVDGIVSTESVQQETFHEKTSAQAALGVASTSSASGSSSELLECPLCLLRHARERFPDIMTCHHRSCADCLRQYLRIEISESRVNICCPECSERFNPHDIRLILGDRALMEKYEEFMLRRWLVAEPDCRWCPAPDCGYAVIAFGCASCPKITCGREGCGTEFCYHCKQLWHPNQTCDTARQQRAQTFRLRSFRSSSLSYSQESGAAGDDIKPCPRCAAYIIKMNDGSCNHMTCAVCGCEFCWLCMKEISDLHYLSPSGCTFWGKKPWSRKKKILWQLGTLVGAPVGIALIAGIAIPAMIIGIPVYVGRKIHNRYEGKDISKHKRNLVIAGGVTLSVIVSPVVAAVTVGIGVPIMLAYVYGVVPISLCRSGGCGVSAGNGKGVRIEFDDENDNIGSGAAATDTTSVAETRLNNPSLGDGASVGGLTGLSLSVSGSHMERCGMSSTQRDNMSDNASTTALAGTSITGSLSGSCYNRMEVQADVQKERCSLSGESATVSLGTISDNASTKAMAGSILNAYMPLERDNSLEVQAEVESKQDKVRHCSASSSLDEASCSSSTNGLKGASGGTCSCTPSCCCAQQDNQCCPSSPWSKEPSTSGGKKSKGKLWKRASSSSSSKGDAKVNETRGDVDAQLLEQRSTNSSEFDSPSLSGSLPSVADSHCSHFSSELSCSDPETSRPAHPACSAPMDHHPATAFNDVTIAPMPEVEHDRLEHYPPQSSHPAFTRRLLSSSPPASPKEGSSGTFLYISEEGGGDIADTEPEKDEKIKETTKNTAAQPVSPARKRCIQTDI, translated from the exons ATGAGCGgcctccaccagcagcatcaTGGCAGCACAGGCTCAGAGCGAGACCTTCACTCGGCTGCCTCCTCCGTTAGCCTCCCCTCAGTTAGAAAGACCCCCAAGAAACGCCGTCTGTCCCTCCACTCACTGTTTGGTCGACGGCGGCGGCCCGACCGCGACCCCAAGCGCAAGTCCAGGCCTCTGCAGGCTGGCGGTGGAGTGGACGGCATTGTCAGCACCGAAAGCGTCCAGCAGGAGACTTTCCATGAGAAAACATCTGCCCAGGCCGCACTGGGCGTAGCATCGACTTCATCAGCGTCGGGTTCTTCATCGGAGCTGCTGGAATGCCCTCTGTGCCTGCTGCGCCATGCACGCGAGCGCTTCCCAGACATCATGACCTGCCACCACCGCTCCTGTGCAGACTGCCTGCGTCAGTATCTGCGCATCGAGATCTCAGAGTCTCGAGTCAACATCTGCTGCCCCGAGTGCTCGGAGCGCTTCAACCCGCACGACATCCGTTTGATCCTGGGGGACCGGGCCCTCATGGAGAAGTACGAGGAGTTCATGCTGAGGAGGTGGCTGGTGGCTGAACCTGACTGCCGCTGGTGCCCTGCCCCTGACTGCGG ttacGCAGTCATTGCATTTGGCTGTGCCAGCTGCCCAAAGATCACCTGTGGGCGTGAGGGCTGTGGGACGGAGTTCTGCTAccactgcaaacagctgtgGCATCCCAACCAAACATGTGACACAGCACGGCAGCAAAGGGCCCAAACCTTCCGGCTGAGGAGTTTCAggtcctcctccctcagctACAGCCAAGAGAGTGGAGCCGCAG GTGATGACATCAAGCCGTGCCCTCGCTGTGCTGCCTACATCATCAAGATGAATGATGGAAGCTGTAATCACATGACCTGCGCTGTCTGTGGCTGCGAGTTCTGCTGGCTCTGCATGAAGGAGATCTCTGACCTGCATTATTTAAG TCCGTCAGGCTGCACCTTCTGGGGGAAGAAGCCCTggagcagaaagaagaagatCCTCTGGCAGCTGGGCACATTGGTGGGCGCCCCCGTCGGCATCGCCCTCATAGCCGGCATTGCTATCCCTGCAATGATCATTGGCATCCCAGTCTATGTGGGCAGAAAG ATCCATAATCGCTATGAGGGCAAGGACATCTCTAAACACAAGAGGAACTTGGTAATAGCTGGAGGTGTGACGCTGTCTGTGATCGTGTCGCCTGTGGTGGCAGCAGTCACTGTTG GTATCGGGGTCCCCATCATGCTGGCTTACGTCTACGGAGTTGTCCCGATCTCACTGTGCCGGAGCGGCGGCTGTGGAGTGTCTGCAGGCAATGGCAAAGGGGTTCGGATCGAGTTTGATGACGAAAATGACAACATAGGCAGCGGGGCAGCAGCCACAG ACACGACTTCAGTGGCTGAGACTCGGCTCAACAATCCCAGCCTCGGAGACGGAGCGAGCGTCGGTGGCCTGACGGGCCTCAGCCTCAGCGTCAGCGGGAGCCACATGGAGCGCTGCGGCATGAGCTCCACACAACGGGACAACATGAGCGACAACGCCAGCACCACAGCCCTCGCTGGGACCAGCATCACCGGCAGCCTCTCCGGCAGCTGCTACAACAG GATGGAGGTGCAGGCTGATGTGCAGAAGGAGCGCTGCAGTCTGAGCGGGGAGTCAGCCACCGTCAGTCTTGGGACAATCAGTGATAACGCCAGCACAAAAGCCATGGCAGGATCTATCCTCAATGCTTATATGCCTCTGGAAAG AGACAATAGTCTGGAAGTCCAGGCAGAGGTGGAGTCCAAACAGGACAAGGTGAGGCACTGCAGCgccagcagcagcctggatgAAGCCAGCTGTAGCAGTAGCACCAACGGCCTTAAAGGTGCGAGCGGCGGCACATGCTCATGCaccccctcctgctgctgtgcgcAACAAGACAACCAATGCTGCCCCTCGTCGCCGTGGTCAAAGGAACCCTCCACTTCAGGTGGCAAGAAGAGTAAAGGAAAGCTTTGGAAaagagccagcagcagcagcagcagcaagggaGACGCTAAAGTTAACGAGACCCGGGGAGATGTGGACGCTCAGCTGTTGGAGCAGCGCAGCACCAACTCCTCTGAGTTCGATTCACCGTCGCTGAGTGGCAGCCTGCCCTCAGTGGCCGACTCGCACTGTAGCCACTTCTCATCAGAGCTCAGCTGCTCGGATCCTGAAACCTCACGACCAGCTCATCCAGCCTGCTCCGCCCCGATGGACCACCATCCCGCCACGGCCTTCaatgacgtcaccatcgcacCCATGCCCGAGGTGGAGCACGACCGCCTGGAGCACTATCCACCTCAGAGTAGCCACCCAGCCTTCACCCGCCGCCTGCTGTCGTCATCTCCGCCTGCTTCACCAAAAGAGGGAAGCAGTGGGACGTTTCTGTACATCAGCGAGGAGGGCGGGGGCGACATCGCAGACACCGAGCCAGAGAAAGACGAGAAAATAAAAGAGACCACCAAAAACACTGCCGCGCAGCCTGTAAGCCCAGCAAGGAAGCGCTGTATACAGACAGATATCTGA
- the ptpn2b gene encoding tyrosine-protein phosphatase non-receptor type 2, whose protein sequence is MDQEFEGIDSEGRWQKLYLEIRNQSQECSYKVAKYPENRNRNRYRDVSPFDHSRVKLENTENDYINASLVVMEEAQRSYILTQGPLRNTCGHFWLMIWEQKTKAVIMLNRVIEKGSEKCAQYWPTAEEREMAFRDTRFLITLLSEDTKSYYTTRVLELQNISTGEKREIYHFHYTTWPDFGVPESPASFLNFLFKVRESGALGVDHGPAVVHCSAGIGRSGTFSLVDTCVVLMDKRKDPSSVDIKSILLDMRKYRMGLIQTPDQLRFSYMAVLEGAKYIKGDPSVQNRLQELSREDQEPTSESPPSAQPQARCPTERCNGNPRGGQLEEGGDYRQDSKVPAQSPCKEQELDGSTTHKRRREDSISKSGTAKTPQSKPRTNDAEKKRKRAKTSDC, encoded by the exons ATGGACCAGGAGTTTGAAGGCATAGATTCAGAGGGCCGGTGGCAAAAACTGTACCTA GAAATCAGGAATCAGTCCCAAGAGTGCTCCTACAAAGTGGCAAAGTATCCAGAGAATCGCAACAGAAACAGATACAGAGACGTCAGTCCAT TTGATCACAGTCGAGTGAAGCTGGAGAACACAGAAAATGACTACATCAATGCAAGTCTGGTAGTCATGGAGGAAGCCCAGCGAAGTTACATACTGACTCAG GGCCCCCTCAGAAACACCTGTGGACACTTTTGGCTCATGATCTGGGAGCAGAAGACCAAGGCGGTCATCATGCTCAACAGGGTCATAGAGAAAGGTTCA GAAAAGTGCGCCCAGTACTGGCCCACAGCCGAGGAGAGGGAGATGGCCTTTAGAGACACACGCTTCTTGATCACACTGCTGTCAGAAGACACCAAGTCTTACTACACCACCAGagtgctggagctgcagaataTTAGC actggagagaagagagagatcTACCACTTTCATTACACCACGTGGCCTGATTTTGGTGTCCCAGAGTCCCCGGCATCCTTCCTAAACTTCCTCTTCAAAGTGCGGGAGTCGGGAGCACTGGGGGTGGACCATGGGCCGGCGGTGGTGCACTGCAGTGCAGGAATCGGACGCTCAGGGACGTTTTCATTAGTTGACACGTGTGTGGTTCTG ATGGACAAGAGGAAAGACCCCTCATCAGTGGACATCAAAAGCATCCTACTGGACATGAGGAAGTACCGCATGGGCCTGATCCAGACCCCTGACCAGCTGCGCTTCTCCTACATGGCTGTCCTTGAAGGAGCCAAGTATATCAAGGGAGACCCCTCTGTACAG AACCGGTTGCAGGAGTTGTCGAGGGAAGATCAGGAGCCGACGTCGGAGTCTCCCCCCTCAGCTCAGCCTCAGGCCAGGTGTCCGACGGAGCGATGCAACGGCAACCCGCGGGGAGGTCaactggaggagggaggagactACAGGCAGGACAGCAAAGTACCTGCACAGTCTCCCTGCAAGGAACAGGAGCTGGACGGCAGCACAACACA CAAACGACGCCGAGAAGACAGCATCTCCAAATCAGGCACAGCCAAGACTCCTCAAAGCAAGCCCAGGACAAACGacgcagagaagaagagaaaaag GGCGAAAACCAGTGACTGCTAA
- the psmg2 gene encoding proteasome assembly chaperone 2, translated as MFISSQNSPPSFRDFTLVMPAVAVGNVGQLAVDLLVSTLNMSRVGFIHTDCLIPMAGNNPYSTCKEDAEELHAPAEVYMAAELKLAVLQIRAPIIQKNSKKFRQLLVSWIKASGFSRAVVLSSSHAYQRDDQQLKGTPLRYLATQSLLKGSADALKELGWREMERVLPYPGLADANAEPRLYIPGGGITKGLYTDSCAEDLPLAVLLLFCSEGDNIPDAFALVNHLNDWLHLLDSPSQKQNKWKIPTSWSLLFGSGIPPALF; from the exons CCAGCCGTGGCTGTTGGTAATGTGGGTCAGCTGGCTGTGGACCTCTTAGTGTCCACTCTGAACATGAGCAGAGTGGGCTTCATACACACAGACTGCCTCATCCCCATGGCTGGAAACAACCCGTACAGCACCTGCAAAGAGGACGCTGAGGAGCTGCACGCCCCTGCAGAAG TTTACATGGCAGCAGAACTGAAGCTGGCAGTTCTTCAAATCAGGGCGCCAATTATTCAG AAAAACTCCAAAAAGTTCAGGCAGCTGCTTGTGTCCTGGATCAAAGCCAGCGGGTTCTCCAGGGCTGTGGTTCTGTCCAGCAGCCACGCCTACCAGAGGGACGACCAGCAGCTCAAAGG CACCCCTTTGAGGTACCTGGCCACTCAGTCCCTGCTGAAGGGAAGCGCAGACGCATTGAAAGAGCTCGGTTGGAGGGAGATGGAGCGAGTGCTGCCTTACCCGGGCCTGGCAGACGCCAACGCAGAGCCGCGCCTGTACATCCCCGGAGGAGGCATAACCAAAGGACTGTACACAGACAG CTGTGCAGAGGATCTTCctctggctgtgctgctgctcttctgttcAGAGGGCGACAACATCCCCGACGCCTTCGCTCTAGTCAACCACCTCAACGACTggctccacctgctggacaGTCCT AGccaaaagcagaacaaatgGAAGATCCCAACCTCGTGGAGTCTTCTGTTTGGCAGCGGTATCCCTCCAGCGCTGTTCTGA